From one Allorhizobium ampelinum S4 genomic stretch:
- a CDS encoding M24 family metallopeptidase has protein sequence MSSLLSAPKISMEERVIRLETLRKTMAEKDIGAVLIGSTESLRYFTGLAWHGSERLVGAVITASDLVYVVPGFERSRVETLPHLPGDIRVWEEDESSAALVASFLPHASTLAVDDFVPLFVYNALKREIVADRLIDGGPLLRGQRLRKSAAEIAIIQYAMNLTLDVQRKAHAMIRPGIAASEVVRFIDDEHRRLGASNGSTFCIVSFGETTSLPHGADDEQYYQPGDVVLVDTGCRIDGYNSDITRTYMLEEPTAEFARIWDIERAAQQAVFDAARIGATCGSLDDAARDVLTRHGLGPDYQLPGLPHRAGHGLGLEGHEEPYIVRGNTVRLDAGMCFSCEPMIVLPGQFGLRLEDIIYMTSDGPNWFTQPAKGPTEPFSG, from the coding sequence ATGTCCTCACTGCTATCAGCCCCGAAAATCTCCATGGAAGAGCGGGTTATAAGGTTGGAGACCCTTCGAAAGACCATGGCGGAAAAGGATATCGGCGCCGTGCTGATCGGCTCCACCGAGAGCCTGCGCTATTTCACCGGGCTGGCCTGGCATGGCAGCGAGCGGCTTGTGGGTGCGGTGATTACGGCATCGGATCTTGTCTATGTGGTGCCGGGCTTTGAGCGCAGCCGGGTGGAGACATTGCCGCATCTTCCCGGCGATATCAGGGTCTGGGAAGAAGATGAAAGCAGCGCCGCCCTTGTCGCGTCCTTCCTGCCCCACGCTAGCACGCTTGCGGTCGACGATTTCGTGCCACTTTTCGTCTACAATGCGCTCAAGCGCGAAATAGTAGCAGATCGGTTGATCGATGGCGGACCGTTGTTGCGCGGTCAGCGCCTGCGAAAATCCGCCGCTGAAATCGCCATCATCCAATATGCGATGAACCTGACACTGGATGTGCAGCGCAAAGCTCACGCTATGATCCGCCCCGGCATTGCCGCTTCGGAGGTCGTGCGCTTCATTGATGATGAACACCGACGCCTAGGCGCCAGCAACGGCTCCACCTTCTGCATCGTCTCCTTTGGCGAGACCACGTCCCTGCCGCATGGGGCGGATGATGAGCAATATTACCAGCCGGGCGATGTGGTGCTGGTCGATACCGGCTGCCGCATTGATGGCTATAACTCCGACATCACCCGCACCTATATGCTGGAGGAGCCAACCGCCGAGTTCGCCCGCATCTGGGATATCGAGCGAGCAGCGCAGCAGGCGGTTTTCGATGCGGCCCGGATTGGCGCGACCTGTGGTAGCCTGGATGATGCGGCCCGCGACGTGCTGACCCGCCACGGCCTCGGCCCGGATTACCAGCTTCCCGGACTGCCCCATCGCGCCGGTCATGGTCTTGGCCTTGAGGGACATGAGGAGCCCTATATCGTGCGCGGCAACACTGTTCGCCTTGACGCGGGAATGTGCTTTTCCTGCGAGCCGATGATCGTGCTGCCCGGACAATTCGGCCTGCGTCTGGAAGACATTATTTACATGACCTCGGATGGACCGAACTGGTTTACCCAACCCGCCAAGGGGCCGACGGAGCCTTTCTCGGGATAA
- a CDS encoding FadR/GntR family transcriptional regulator, with product MIDDHDNSNLALNKLRELLSSGRFSAGEKLPTERSLCEELCLGRRSVRRALEVLEAEGLIWRRQGSGTFAGARPDAFDDYVGALVAGTDPLEVMEVRLRLEPQLAQLAALRANATDVQAMYDLVAKIGASKDADGRELWDGALHRKIAQCAGNSLFLALFDVMNRTRQDPAWQNIREQARAFAQTRPVTHGQHLAIIDRIASHDPIGAGEAMRVHLLTLQESLIRITSIDTAVHVAEA from the coding sequence ATGATTGACGATCACGACAATTCCAATCTCGCCCTGAACAAATTGCGTGAACTGCTGAGCTCCGGCCGGTTCAGTGCAGGGGAAAAACTGCCGACGGAGCGGTCATTGTGCGAGGAGCTTTGCCTTGGCCGCCGTTCCGTTCGCCGGGCTCTGGAGGTTCTTGAAGCAGAAGGGCTTATCTGGCGGCGGCAGGGGTCTGGTACGTTTGCTGGCGCACGCCCCGACGCATTCGATGACTATGTCGGCGCCCTGGTTGCCGGAACCGATCCTTTGGAAGTCATGGAAGTGCGCCTGCGGCTTGAGCCGCAACTGGCACAGCTGGCGGCCCTGCGGGCCAATGCGACGGATGTGCAGGCCATGTATGATCTGGTGGCAAAGATCGGCGCCAGCAAGGATGCCGATGGGCGGGAGCTTTGGGATGGGGCGCTGCATCGAAAGATTGCCCAATGCGCTGGCAACAGCCTTTTCCTGGCGCTGTTCGATGTGATGAACCGGACGCGGCAGGACCCGGCCTGGCAGAATATTCGTGAACAGGCGCGGGCGTTTGCTCAAACCCGCCCTGTCACCCATGGCCAGCATCTCGCCATTATCGACCGTATTGCCTCGCACGACCCGATCGGAGCGGGCGAAGCCATGCGGGTCCACCTTCTCACCCTGCAAGAGAGCCTGATCCGCATTACCTCGATCGATACCGCCGTCCACGTCGCAGAGGCATGA
- a CDS encoding ABC transporter substrate-binding protein gives MKLNRVLTALLVTAAFAAPVMAADLKIGLSEDPDVLDPAQSRTFVGRIVYTAMCDKLVDVSPDLKIIPQLATGWAWSEGGKVLTMTLRQGVKFHDETPLNAEAVVATIQRNMTMPESRRKSELASVEKVEAIGSDTVKFTLKAPDSTLLAQLSDRAGMIVSPKAAKELGANFGSHPVCAGPFKFVERVQQDRIVLEKFADYWNKDQIFINKLTYLPIVDSTVRLANLRSGDLDMIERVAPTDAASIKSDGKLDFEQAVGVGYMAMYVNIGNGPRANNPLGKDKRLRQAFSLAIDREALNQIVFEGTALAGNQPFPPVSPWYDKRIPVPARDVEKAKALVKAAGFDRVPIELQVSNSATMLQMMQVVQSMVAEAGFDVTLKTMEFATMLNEQTTGNYQISRSDWSGRVDPDGNLHQFVTCKGGINDTKYCNPAVDTLLNEARQSTDDAVRKQKYDAADEILNDDLPIIYLGHQSWLWASSKKITGFVPSPDGMIRLTGMQKAN, from the coding sequence ATGAAACTGAACAGAGTTTTGACCGCGCTGCTCGTCACCGCCGCTTTTGCCGCACCTGTGATGGCCGCTGACCTGAAGATCGGCTTGTCGGAAGACCCTGACGTGCTCGATCCGGCGCAGTCGCGCACGTTCGTGGGGCGTATTGTCTATACGGCCATGTGCGACAAACTGGTTGATGTCTCGCCCGACTTGAAAATCATCCCGCAGCTTGCCACCGGCTGGGCCTGGAGCGAGGGTGGCAAGGTTTTAACCATGACGCTGCGCCAGGGCGTGAAATTTCACGACGAAACACCCCTCAACGCCGAAGCTGTTGTCGCCACCATCCAGCGCAACATGACCATGCCGGAATCGCGCCGCAAGAGCGAGCTTGCCTCGGTTGAAAAGGTCGAGGCTATCGGCAGCGATACGGTGAAATTTACCCTCAAGGCCCCGGATTCGACCCTGCTGGCGCAATTGTCCGACCGGGCCGGGATGATCGTCTCGCCCAAGGCCGCCAAGGAATTGGGCGCTAATTTCGGCAGCCATCCCGTCTGCGCCGGTCCATTCAAATTCGTCGAGCGGGTGCAGCAGGACCGGATCGTGCTGGAGAAATTTGCCGATTACTGGAACAAGGATCAGATCTTCATCAACAAGCTCACCTATCTGCCGATTGTCGATAGCACGGTGCGCCTCGCCAATTTGCGCTCCGGTGATCTCGATATGATTGAGCGGGTGGCGCCGACCGATGCCGCCTCCATCAAATCCGATGGCAAGCTGGACTTTGAACAGGCAGTGGGCGTTGGTTACATGGCGATGTATGTTAATATCGGCAATGGTCCTCGCGCCAATAACCCGCTTGGCAAGGACAAGCGCCTGCGGCAGGCCTTCTCGCTGGCCATCGATCGCGAAGCACTGAATCAGATCGTCTTTGAGGGGACGGCTCTGGCGGGCAATCAGCCATTTCCGCCTGTGAGCCCCTGGTATGACAAGCGGATTCCCGTTCCTGCCCGCGATGTCGAAAAGGCAAAAGCCCTGGTCAAAGCCGCTGGATTTGACCGGGTGCCGATTGAGTTGCAGGTGTCCAACAGCGCGACGATGTTGCAGATGATGCAGGTCGTGCAATCGATGGTCGCTGAGGCTGGTTTTGACGTGACGCTGAAGACGATGGAATTTGCCACCATGCTCAACGAGCAGACGACTGGAAATTACCAAATCAGCCGTTCGGATTGGTCCGGGCGTGTGGACCCGGATGGCAATCTGCATCAGTTCGTCACCTGCAAGGGTGGCATCAACGATACCAAATATTGCAATCCCGCCGTCGATACGCTGTTGAACGAAGCGCGGCAATCCACCGACGACGCCGTGCGCAAGCAGAAATATGATGCGGCCGATGAAATCCTGAATGACGACCTGCCGATCATCTATCTCGGTCATCAGTCCTGGCTCTGGGCGTCGAGCAAGAAGATCACCGGTTTTGTGCCGTCACCGGATGGAATGATCCGGCTGACGGGCATGCAAAAGGCCAATTGA